One Micromonospora sp. WMMD812 genomic window carries:
- a CDS encoding 1,4-dihydroxy-6-naphthoate synthase gives MALSLAISPCPNDTFVFDALVHGRVAGAPPVEVTYADVDVTNTAAERGAFDLVKVSFAALPWLLDQYHLLPCGGALGRGCGPLVLTRGDRTDLSGATVAVPGDRTTAYLLFRLWAADRPPARIEVVPFHEIMPGVAAGRYDAGLVIHEARFTYHRHGLTALVDLGEWWEADTGLPIPLGAILARRGAVDPEAAAGWIRESVRQAWADPAASRDYVLAHAQEMELDVVDRHIGLYVNEFTADLGEAGFAAVEALLNRAADAGLVPQTSSSRATAWTS, from the coding sequence GTGGCGCTCTCTCTGGCGATTTCGCCCTGCCCCAACGACACGTTCGTCTTCGACGCCCTGGTGCACGGTCGAGTGGCCGGCGCGCCGCCGGTCGAGGTGACCTACGCCGACGTGGACGTGACCAACACGGCGGCCGAGCGGGGCGCGTTCGACCTGGTGAAGGTGAGCTTCGCGGCGCTGCCCTGGCTGCTCGACCAGTATCACCTGCTGCCCTGCGGCGGGGCGCTCGGTCGCGGCTGCGGCCCGCTGGTGCTCACCCGCGGGGACCGCACCGACCTGTCCGGGGCGACGGTGGCGGTCCCCGGCGACCGGACCACCGCGTACCTCCTGTTCCGGCTCTGGGCGGCGGACCGCCCGCCGGCGCGGATCGAGGTGGTGCCGTTCCATGAGATCATGCCCGGCGTCGCGGCCGGCCGGTACGACGCGGGCCTGGTCATCCACGAGGCCCGCTTCACCTACCACCGGCACGGACTGACCGCCCTGGTCGACCTCGGCGAGTGGTGGGAGGCCGACACCGGCCTGCCCATCCCCCTCGGCGCGATCCTGGCCCGGCGCGGCGCGGTCGACCCGGAGGCCGCGGCCGGGTGGATCCGGGAATCCGTCCGGCAGGCCTGGGCCGACCCCGCGGCCAGCCGTGACTACGTGCTCGCGCACGCCCAGGAGATGGAGCTCGACGTCGTCGACCGGCACATCGGCCTCTACGTGAACGAGTTCACCGCGGACCTGGGGGAGGCGGGATTCGCCGCCGTGGAGGCGCTGCTCAACCGGGCCGCCGACGCCGGGCTCGTGCCTCAAACCTCCAGCTCGCGCGCCACGGCGTGGACCAGCTGA
- a CDS encoding cold shock domain-containing protein, whose amino-acid sequence MPTGRVKWYDATKGYGFVTSDEGGDVFLPKAALPAGVTDLKGGQRVDFSVVDSRRGAQAMGVKLLEAPPSVAELRRRPAEELHGLVEDMIKVLEAKVQPDLRRGRFPDRKTAQKIAQLVHAVARELEV is encoded by the coding sequence GTGCCTACGGGTCGAGTGAAGTGGTACGACGCGACCAAGGGATACGGGTTCGTCACCAGTGACGAGGGTGGCGACGTGTTCCTGCCGAAGGCCGCGCTACCGGCGGGTGTCACCGACCTCAAGGGTGGTCAGCGGGTCGACTTCAGCGTGGTGGACAGCCGCCGGGGCGCCCAGGCCATGGGGGTCAAGCTGCTGGAGGCGCCGCCGTCGGTGGCGGAGCTGCGCCGCCGGCCGGCGGAAGAGCTGCACGGCCTGGTCGAGGACATGATCAAGGTGCTGGAGGCGAAGGTCCAGCCGGACCTGCGCCGAGGTCGCTTCCCGGACCGGAAGACCGCGCAGAAGATCGCTCAGCTGGTCCACGCCGTGGCGCGCGAGCTGGAGGTTTGA
- a CDS encoding HAD family hydrolase, with amino-acid sequence MSPLTVGFDLDMTLVDSRPGIAAAYRALTARTGVPVDADAAVSRLGPPLRTEIARWFPPEQVESAVHLYRELYPAYAITPTVPLPGAREAIEAIRARGGRVLVVTSKLGRLARLHLDHLGLVVDEVAGDLFAEEKAVALRQHDATHYVGDHVADMVAAAAAEVPGIAVATGPCSADELRAAGAEVVLDDLTEFPAALDGMIQLALEQ; translated from the coding sequence ATGTCCCCACTGACGGTCGGGTTCGACCTCGACATGACCCTGGTCGATTCCCGGCCCGGCATCGCCGCCGCCTACCGGGCGCTCACCGCCCGCACCGGCGTGCCGGTGGACGCCGACGCGGCGGTCTCCCGGCTCGGGCCGCCGCTGCGTACCGAGATCGCCCGGTGGTTCCCGCCCGAGCAGGTCGAGTCGGCGGTGCACCTCTACCGCGAGCTCTACCCGGCGTACGCGATCACCCCGACCGTGCCGCTTCCTGGCGCCCGGGAGGCGATCGAGGCGATCCGGGCGCGGGGTGGCCGGGTGCTGGTGGTCACCTCCAAGCTCGGCCGGCTGGCCCGGCTGCACCTCGATCACCTGGGGCTGGTGGTGGACGAGGTGGCCGGGGACCTCTTCGCGGAGGAGAAGGCGGTGGCGCTGCGCCAGCACGACGCGACCCACTACGTCGGCGACCACGTGGCCGACATGGTCGCCGCCGCGGCGGCGGAGGTGCCCGGCATCGCGGTGGCCACCGGCCCTTGCTCGGCCGACGAGCTGCGGGCGGCCGGGGCCGAGGTGGTGCTGGACGATCTCACCGAATTCCCGGCGGCGCTCGACGGCATGATCCAGCTAGCCTTGGAGCAGTAG
- a CDS encoding helicase-associated domain-containing protein gives MTTSLADHLRSLPDESLAALLQLRPDLVVPVPADVSALAIRAASRVSVARALDGLDQFTLQILDAARLTRDPADGTTSTDAVLAMATAGPRPPAPTTVRGAVNKLRALFLLYGPEHTLTVVPSVDEVSPYPAGLGRPAAELDPRTAALCADPAKLRRTLLAAPPSARAILDRLAAGPPVGSVPPGALQAPPLGAEDALPPDLTNGGAPTGSPVRWLVDNRLLVPVLTGKSGSAGTVELPREVGLLLRRDSGPLGPLRTSPPPVAAAPREAKAVDSAGAGQTIEVVRHTETLLEQLAAEPAPVLRSGGIGVRELRRLARGGALDESTAALLLEVAYAAGLTGELDLPGTTGRYGADQQVLPTAGYEVWRAGSLAQRWEQLARAWLTMTRQVGLVGQRDDRDRPITVLSAEAERAGAPAARRAVLGVLADLEPATAPTPDEVLELLDWRAPRRSRGRETAHREVLAEAAQLGVTGLGALTSYGRLLLADVTDADDRVDDPLGLHTDADSEEPSTAVRALDALLPAPVDHFLVQADLTVVVPGPPEPTLAVELEAVAEPESAGGASVHRVTTASVRRALDAGYSADDLHGLFRRRSRTPVPQSLTYLVDDVARKHGGLRAGSAGAYLRSDDEALLTEVYADRRLESLSLRRLAPTVLVSPHQMGRLLGALRDAGYAPVPEDASGAVVLSRPRIRRAPARVSVATRTLDPLAAPKLPMPRLLGVVEQIRRGDAAARAARRAPAVVRAGARGATGPTPVQGHSDALAVLQQAVRDKALVWVGYVDAHGATASRLVKPVSIGAGYLRAEDERTEMLHTFALHRITAAVLAT, from the coding sequence ATGACCACCTCACTCGCCGACCATCTGCGGTCGCTGCCCGACGAGTCGCTGGCCGCCCTCCTCCAGCTGCGGCCGGACCTCGTCGTACCCGTGCCGGCCGACGTCTCCGCGCTCGCCATCCGGGCCGCCTCCCGGGTCTCGGTGGCCCGGGCCCTGGACGGGCTGGACCAGTTCACCCTCCAGATCCTCGACGCCGCCCGGCTCACCCGCGACCCGGCCGACGGCACCACCTCGACCGACGCCGTGCTGGCCATGGCGACGGCCGGCCCCCGACCACCCGCGCCGACCACCGTCCGGGGGGCCGTCAACAAGCTGCGCGCGCTGTTCCTGCTGTACGGCCCGGAGCACACGCTCACCGTGGTGCCGAGCGTGGACGAGGTGTCGCCGTACCCGGCGGGGCTGGGCCGGCCGGCGGCGGAGCTGGACCCGCGGACGGCCGCGCTGTGCGCGGACCCGGCGAAGCTGCGCCGAACCCTGCTGGCGGCGCCGCCGTCGGCCCGCGCGATCCTCGACCGGCTCGCGGCCGGGCCGCCGGTGGGCAGCGTGCCGCCGGGCGCGCTGCAGGCGCCGCCGCTCGGTGCGGAGGACGCGCTGCCGCCGGACCTGACGAACGGTGGCGCGCCGACCGGGTCGCCGGTGCGCTGGCTGGTGGACAACCGGCTGCTCGTGCCGGTCTTGACCGGGAAGTCCGGCTCGGCCGGCACGGTGGAGCTGCCCCGGGAGGTCGGGCTGCTGCTGCGTCGGGACAGCGGGCCGCTCGGCCCGTTGCGGACCAGCCCGCCGCCGGTCGCCGCCGCGCCCCGCGAGGCGAAGGCGGTCGACTCGGCCGGGGCCGGGCAGACCATCGAGGTGGTACGCCACACCGAGACGCTGCTCGAGCAGCTCGCCGCCGAGCCCGCCCCGGTGCTCCGCTCCGGCGGGATCGGCGTACGCGAGCTGCGCCGCCTGGCCCGCGGCGGCGCGCTGGACGAGTCGACGGCGGCGCTGCTGCTGGAGGTGGCGTACGCGGCCGGGCTGACCGGCGAGCTGGACCTGCCCGGCACCACCGGGCGGTACGGCGCCGACCAGCAGGTGCTGCCGACGGCCGGCTACGAGGTGTGGCGGGCCGGCTCGCTGGCTCAGCGCTGGGAGCAGCTGGCCCGGGCGTGGCTGACCATGACCCGGCAGGTCGGGCTGGTCGGGCAGCGCGACGACCGGGACCGGCCGATCACCGTCCTGTCCGCCGAGGCGGAGCGGGCCGGCGCGCCGGCCGCCCGACGGGCGGTCCTCGGGGTGCTCGCCGACCTGGAGCCGGCGACCGCGCCCACCCCGGACGAGGTGCTGGAACTGCTCGACTGGCGGGCGCCCCGGCGCAGCCGGGGGCGGGAGACGGCGCACCGGGAGGTGCTCGCCGAGGCCGCCCAGCTGGGCGTGACCGGGCTGGGGGCGCTCACCTCGTACGGGCGGCTGCTGCTCGCCGACGTCACTGACGCGGACGACCGGGTGGACGACCCGCTGGGGCTGCACACGGACGCGGACAGCGAGGAGCCGTCGACGGCGGTGCGGGCGCTGGACGCGCTGCTGCCCGCGCCGGTCGACCACTTCCTCGTACAGGCCGACCTGACCGTGGTGGTGCCGGGCCCGCCGGAGCCGACGCTCGCCGTCGAGCTGGAGGCGGTGGCCGAGCCGGAGTCGGCGGGCGGGGCCAGCGTGCACCGGGTCACCACGGCGAGCGTGCGCCGGGCGTTGGACGCCGGCTACTCGGCGGACGACCTGCACGGGCTCTTCCGCCGGCGGTCCCGCACTCCGGTGCCGCAGTCGCTCACGTACCTGGTGGACGACGTGGCGCGCAAGCACGGCGGGCTGCGGGCCGGCTCCGCCGGGGCGTACCTGCGCAGCGACGACGAGGCGCTGCTGACCGAGGTGTACGCCGACCGGCGGCTGGAGTCGCTGTCGCTGCGCCGGTTGGCGCCGACCGTGCTGGTCAGCCCGCACCAGATGGGACGGCTGCTCGGCGCGTTGCGCGACGCCGGGTACGCCCCGGTGCCGGAGGACGCGAGCGGCGCCGTGGTGCTGTCGCGCCCGCGGATCCGCCGGGCGCCGGCCCGGGTGTCGGTGGCCACGCGGACGCTCGACCCGCTGGCCGCGCCGAAGCTGCCGATGCCGCGCCTGCTCGGTGTGGTGGAGCAGATCCGGCGGGGCGACGCGGCGGCGCGGGCGGCCCGGCGGGCTCCCGCGGTGGTCCGCGCCGGTGCCCGGGGCGCGACCGGTCCGACGCCGGTGCAGGGGCATTCCGACGCTCTCGCGGTTCTCCAGCAGGCGGTCCGGGACAAGGCGCTGGTCTGGGTCGGCTACGTCGACGCGCACGGGGCAACCGCGTCCCGGCTGGTCAAGCCGGTCTCGATCGGCGCCGGCTACCTGCGCGCCGAGGACGAGCGGACGGAGATGCTGCACACGTTCGCGCTGCACCGGATCACCGCCGCGGTGCTCGCCACCTGA
- a CDS encoding L,D-transpeptidase family protein yields the protein MKRVHITSRLVALVVVTLVGAGACALDPSSGGSGGGGAAPAGAAEQASGASATPGPDQRDQPASTTPKPAPSRTTTAPKPKPTPSRTAPKPATSTTPAGCPQGERQREVETYLAQLGGFGAVTVDGKQSAADCAAIKKFQKRYDVRPAQGRAGPTTYDVAKRLATTDTSRCKAGSGTTFCIDLTRQTTWVMRDGKVLVKPTVTRTGMAGYRTPAGTYKINYRNIKEWSNPYEVWLPYWQHFTQGMGFHETTTYLHNMSIGSHGCVNLLHADAVRYWELGKVGSRVVLIGRRPGT from the coding sequence ATGAAGCGCGTTCACATCACTTCCCGGCTGGTCGCCCTGGTGGTGGTCACGCTGGTCGGCGCCGGCGCGTGCGCGCTCGACCCGTCGAGCGGCGGGAGTGGTGGCGGGGGAGCCGCCCCGGCCGGAGCGGCGGAACAGGCATCGGGGGCGAGCGCAACGCCCGGCCCCGACCAGCGTGACCAGCCCGCGTCGACGACGCCGAAGCCGGCACCGAGTCGGACGACGACCGCGCCGAAGCCCAAGCCGACGCCGAGCCGCACCGCACCGAAGCCGGCGACCAGCACCACCCCGGCCGGCTGCCCGCAGGGCGAGCGCCAGCGCGAGGTGGAGACCTACCTGGCCCAGCTGGGCGGGTTCGGCGCGGTGACCGTGGACGGCAAGCAGTCCGCCGCCGACTGCGCCGCCATCAAGAAGTTCCAGAAGCGCTACGACGTCCGCCCGGCCCAGGGCCGCGCCGGCCCCACGACGTACGACGTGGCCAAGCGGCTCGCCACCACCGACACCAGCCGGTGCAAGGCCGGGTCCGGCACCACCTTCTGCATCGACCTGACCCGACAGACCACCTGGGTGATGCGCGACGGCAAGGTGCTCGTGAAGCCCACGGTGACCCGCACCGGGATGGCCGGCTACCGGACGCCCGCCGGCACCTACAAGATCAACTATCGCAACATCAAGGAGTGGTCCAACCCGTACGAGGTCTGGCTGCCCTACTGGCAGCACTTCACCCAGGGCATGGGCTTCCACGAGACCACCACCTACCTGCACAACATGTCGATCGGCTCGCACGGGTGCGTCAACCTGCTGCACGCCGACGCCGTCCGCTACTGGGAGTTGGGCAAGGTCGGCAGCCGGGTGGTCCTGATCGGGCGGCGTCCCGGCACCTGA
- a CDS encoding DNA repair helicase XPB, giving the protein MSGGPLIVQSDKTLLLEIDHPDAQACRMAIAPFAELERSPEHVHTYRLTPLGLWNARAAGHDAEGVVDALIKYSRYPVPHALLVDVAETMDRYGRLQLANDPVHGLVLRALDRVVLVEVAKSKKLAGMLGAKIDDDTIAVHPSERGRLKQALLKLGWPAEDLAGYVDGEAHPIDLAEAGKEGRKPWTLRSYQREAAEAFWAGGSGVVVLPCGAGKTLVGAAAMAEAKATTLILVTNTVAGRQWKRELIARTSLTEEEIGEYSGERKEIRPVTIATYQVLTSRRGGAFTHLDLFGARDWGLVIYDEVHLLPAPIFRFTADLQARRRLGLTATLVREDGREGDVFSLIGPKRYDAPWKDIESQGWIAPAECTEVRVTLTDAERMAYATAETEERYRMAATARTKLPVVKALVDRHPDEQTLVIGAYIDQLHQLGEYLDAPIVQGSTTNKERERLFDAFRAGSLRTLVISKVGNFSIDLPEAAVAIQVSGTFGSRQEEAQRLGRVLRPKADGRQAHFYTVVSRDTIDTEYAAHRQRFLAEQGYAYTIVDADDVLGPKLPTIE; this is encoded by the coding sequence GTGAGCGGTGGACCACTGATCGTGCAGTCGGACAAGACCCTGCTGCTGGAGATCGACCACCCCGACGCGCAGGCCTGCCGGATGGCCATCGCACCCTTCGCCGAGTTGGAGCGCTCCCCGGAGCACGTGCACACCTACCGGCTCACCCCGCTCGGGCTGTGGAACGCCCGCGCCGCCGGCCACGACGCCGAGGGCGTGGTGGACGCGCTGATCAAGTACAGCCGCTACCCGGTGCCGCACGCGCTGCTGGTCGACGTGGCCGAGACGATGGACCGGTACGGCCGGCTCCAGCTCGCCAACGACCCGGTGCACGGCTTGGTCCTGCGGGCCCTGGACCGGGTGGTGCTGGTCGAGGTCGCCAAGAGCAAGAAGCTCGCCGGCATGCTGGGCGCGAAGATCGACGACGACACGATCGCGGTGCACCCGTCCGAGCGGGGCCGGCTCAAGCAGGCGCTGCTCAAGCTGGGCTGGCCGGCGGAGGACTTGGCCGGCTACGTGGACGGTGAGGCGCACCCGATCGACCTGGCCGAGGCCGGCAAGGAGGGCCGCAAGCCGTGGACGCTGCGGTCGTACCAGCGGGAGGCCGCCGAGGCGTTCTGGGCCGGCGGCTCCGGCGTGGTGGTGCTCCCCTGCGGCGCCGGTAAGACCCTGGTCGGCGCGGCGGCGATGGCCGAGGCGAAGGCGACCACGCTGATCCTGGTCACCAACACGGTGGCGGGGCGGCAGTGGAAGCGGGAGCTGATCGCGCGTACGTCGCTGACCGAGGAGGAGATCGGCGAGTACTCGGGCGAGCGCAAGGAGATCCGCCCGGTCACCATCGCCACGTACCAGGTGCTCACCTCGCGGCGCGGCGGCGCGTTCACCCACCTGGACCTGTTCGGCGCCCGCGACTGGGGTTTGGTCATCTACGACGAGGTGCACCTGCTGCCCGCGCCGATCTTCCGGTTCACCGCGGACCTCCAGGCCCGCCGCCGGCTCGGCCTCACGGCGACTCTGGTACGCGAGGACGGCCGCGAGGGCGACGTCTTCTCGCTGATCGGCCCGAAGCGGTACGACGCGCCGTGGAAGGACATCGAGTCGCAGGGCTGGATCGCCCCGGCGGAGTGCACCGAGGTGCGGGTGACCCTGACCGACGCGGAGCGGATGGCGTACGCGACGGCGGAGACCGAGGAGCGCTACCGGATGGCGGCGACCGCCCGGACGAAGCTGCCGGTGGTGAAGGCGCTGGTCGACCGCCACCCGGACGAGCAGACGCTGGTGATCGGCGCGTACATCGACCAGCTGCACCAGCTCGGCGAGTACCTGGACGCGCCGATCGTGCAAGGGTCGACGACGAACAAGGAGCGGGAGCGGCTGTTCGACGCGTTCCGCGCTGGTTCGCTGCGGACGTTGGTGATCTCGAAGGTCGGCAACTTCTCCATCGACCTGCCCGAGGCGGCGGTGGCGATCCAGGTGTCCGGCACCTTCGGCTCCCGCCAGGAGGAGGCGCAGCGCCTCGGCCGGGTGCTCCGCCCCAAGGCGGACGGCCGGCAGGCGCACTTCTACACGGTGGTCTCGCGGGACACGATCGACACCGAGTACGCCGCACACCGCCAACGCTTCCTCGCCGAGCAGGGGTACGCGTACACCATCGTGGACGCCGACGACGTCCTCGGCCCGAAGCTCCCGACGATCGAGTGA
- a CDS encoding cation:proton antiporter, with protein MDHTLTFGLLVALVGVALSTAILSSRISDAIGVPAPALFLVAAAVASDLFPELYGLDVQHVQDIVTVALIFILFEGGMHIGWRRFRSALGPIAVVGVLGTFLTAAAVALLAHLIFDFSWLASLLIGAALAPTDPAAVFSVLGKQEISGRSGTVIEGESGANDPVGIALVASLLVVIETGATGLEAFGEGLREFLLQMAIGATVGLVLGYALRFVVRVPLPTDALYAVRTIAAAATIYGVATVAHGSGFLAVFVAGITLGNLPIPHKGEIRRVHASVASLGEIVAFAVLGLTIDLSELFSSRAWWIGLILAALLTLVVRPLLVGPLLMPVALRPGEKIFVLWSGLKGAVPILLGTFVFVAAIPDAELIYDIIFVVVLFSVVVQGGLMPLVARWCGVRMEPEP; from the coding sequence GTGGATCACACCCTGACCTTCGGCCTGCTGGTAGCGCTCGTCGGGGTGGCGTTGTCGACCGCGATCCTGTCCAGCCGAATCAGCGATGCCATCGGGGTGCCGGCGCCAGCGCTCTTCCTGGTCGCGGCCGCCGTCGCCTCCGACCTGTTCCCCGAGCTGTACGGGCTCGACGTGCAGCATGTGCAGGACATCGTCACCGTCGCGTTGATCTTCATCCTCTTCGAAGGCGGCATGCACATCGGATGGCGCCGCTTCCGATCCGCGCTCGGCCCGATCGCTGTCGTCGGCGTCCTCGGCACCTTCCTCACCGCCGCCGCCGTCGCGCTGCTCGCCCATCTCATCTTCGACTTCAGTTGGCTGGCCTCGCTGCTCATCGGTGCCGCGCTGGCCCCGACCGACCCGGCCGCGGTCTTCTCCGTGCTCGGCAAGCAGGAGATCAGCGGTCGATCCGGGACCGTCATCGAGGGAGAGTCCGGCGCCAACGATCCAGTCGGCATCGCCCTGGTGGCCAGCCTGCTCGTGGTGATCGAGACGGGTGCCACCGGCTTGGAGGCGTTCGGGGAGGGATTGCGCGAGTTCCTGCTCCAGATGGCTATCGGTGCGACCGTCGGGCTCGTCCTGGGCTACGCCCTGCGATTCGTGGTCCGGGTTCCGCTACCGACCGACGCGCTCTATGCCGTACGCACCATCGCCGCCGCCGCCACCATCTACGGCGTCGCCACCGTGGCGCACGGGTCCGGCTTCCTCGCCGTCTTCGTCGCGGGGATCACCCTCGGCAACCTGCCTATCCCGCACAAGGGCGAGATTCGGCGGGTGCACGCCTCGGTGGCCAGCCTTGGCGAGATCGTGGCGTTCGCCGTACTCGGGCTCACCATCGACCTGTCCGAACTGTTCAGCAGCCGCGCCTGGTGGATCGGCCTGATCCTCGCCGCGCTTCTCACCCTGGTGGTCCGTCCGCTGCTGGTCGGCCCCCTGCTGATGCCGGTGGCGCTGCGGCCGGGCGAGAAGATCTTCGTGCTCTGGTCCGGCCTCAAGGGCGCGGTGCCGATCCTGCTCGGCACCTTCGTCTTCGTCGCCGCCATCCCGGACGCCGAACTCATCTACGACATCATCTTCGTGGTGGTGCTCTTCTCGGTCGTCGTGCAGGGCGGCCTGATGCCGCTCGTCGCCCGGTGGTGCGGCGTACGGATGGAGCCGGAGCCCTAG
- a CDS encoding helix-turn-helix domain-containing protein — MTDLDWRRLVTGCTELLETEAGTARLHAAGDLGARTADAGLQLRDLVTAMLEAAIARWAAIGRHTTDTATTVHAEAATLLDSTHTVVSAAIDGYTHRAHAELARHDGERSAFVNDLLTGRADPGGLAQRAERYGIRLSATHTVIVARAQKLTPEVTRRIDAGLAARFGEGNTLTTLRDADLVCISAGGLRGVPAELAHLLLAELGTERWQIGVGRAHPGLQGVAASLDEARNTLNLAAKLGFTAPVLNAADLLVFPVLLRDRDAIADLVTTVLGPLTDARGGPKPYLHTLAVLFDNQGNYTATARQLHLSVRAVTYRIDRVRDLTGYHPSEPTQRFTLHTAVLGARLLGWPSSA, encoded by the coding sequence ATGACCGACCTCGACTGGCGCCGGCTGGTAACCGGCTGCACTGAGCTGCTGGAGACCGAAGCGGGAACGGCACGGCTACACGCTGCTGGCGACCTCGGCGCCCGCACCGCCGACGCGGGATTGCAACTCCGCGACCTCGTCACCGCGATGCTTGAGGCAGCGATAGCCCGGTGGGCGGCCATCGGCCGGCACACCACCGACACCGCCACTACCGTGCACGCCGAGGCCGCCACCCTGCTCGACAGCACGCACACCGTTGTGAGCGCGGCCATCGACGGATACACCCACCGCGCCCACGCGGAGCTGGCCCGCCACGACGGCGAACGATCCGCGTTTGTCAACGACCTGCTCACCGGCCGCGCCGACCCGGGCGGGCTCGCCCAACGCGCCGAACGGTATGGCATCCGCCTTTCGGCGACGCACACAGTCATCGTCGCCCGCGCCCAGAAGCTCACCCCTGAGGTCACCCGCCGTATCGATGCCGGCCTCGCCGCCCGGTTCGGGGAAGGCAACACCCTGACCACCCTGCGCGACGCCGATCTTGTCTGCATCAGCGCCGGCGGCCTGCGTGGCGTCCCCGCCGAGCTGGCCCACCTGCTGCTCGCCGAACTCGGCACCGAGCGGTGGCAGATCGGCGTCGGACGTGCCCACCCCGGGCTTCAAGGCGTGGCCGCCTCACTGGACGAGGCCCGCAACACCCTCAACCTCGCTGCCAAGCTCGGCTTCACCGCCCCCGTCCTCAACGCGGCGGACCTTCTCGTCTTCCCGGTCCTGCTGCGCGACCGCGACGCCATCGCCGACCTGGTCACGACCGTCCTCGGCCCGCTGACCGACGCCCGCGGTGGTCCGAAGCCCTACCTCCACACGCTCGCCGTGCTCTTCGACAACCAGGGCAACTACACCGCCACCGCCCGCCAACTGCACCTGTCCGTCCGCGCGGTCACCTACCGCATCGATCGCGTCCGCGATCTGACCGGCTACCACCCCAGCGAACCAACCCAGCGCTTCACGCTCCACACGGCCGTGCTCGGCGCTCGCCTGCTCGGATGGCCGTCGAGCGCCTAG
- a CDS encoding ABC transporter permease subunit translates to MLPALVRKTWRDDRRAVLGWSVGVAAFTTIYTSFYSQFQGAAELKQDTLPKGMLDFLGIADMLSPAGYLQATVFSLIGPLLVIMCAVTLTGRTIARPEEDGGMELLLANPLSRNAFAAQRLAATGASVTVVAVIPWILLSIIVPAIGMEIPMSHVAAASAGLVALVWCFTGIAFLVGAATGRRGHVLAITGVLAVATYMANAIGGMFDSAGWLRWLSPFYYFIGTDPLHTGWHAAGLLALVVVAAATTIAGVLLFDRRDVGV, encoded by the coding sequence ATGCTGCCCGCGCTCGTGCGTAAGACCTGGCGCGACGACCGCCGCGCCGTCCTCGGCTGGTCCGTCGGCGTCGCCGCGTTCACCACTATCTACACCTCGTTCTACAGCCAGTTCCAAGGGGCTGCGGAGCTGAAGCAGGACACTCTGCCCAAGGGCATGCTCGATTTCCTCGGCATCGCCGACATGCTCTCGCCGGCCGGATACCTGCAGGCGACCGTGTTCAGCCTGATCGGCCCACTGCTGGTGATCATGTGTGCGGTGACGCTCACCGGCCGCACTATCGCCCGCCCCGAAGAGGACGGCGGCATGGAGCTGCTGCTGGCCAACCCGCTGTCACGCAACGCGTTCGCGGCCCAGCGGCTGGCCGCGACCGGCGCATCGGTGACCGTGGTCGCGGTGATCCCCTGGATCCTGCTGAGCATAATCGTCCCGGCGATCGGCATGGAGATCCCGATGTCCCATGTCGCGGCCGCCTCGGCCGGGCTGGTGGCGCTGGTGTGGTGCTTCACCGGCATCGCGTTCCTCGTCGGCGCTGCCACCGGCCGGCGCGGCCACGTGCTGGCCATCACCGGCGTGCTGGCCGTCGCCACCTACATGGCCAACGCCATCGGCGGCATGTTCGACAGTGCCGGCTGGCTGAGGTGGCTTTCGCCGTTCTACTACTTCATCGGCACGGATCCGCTGCACACCGGCTGGCACGCGGCCGGACTGCTCGCCCTGGTCGTCGTCGCCGCGGCGACGACGATCGCCGGAGTGCTGCTGTTCGACCGGCGCGACGTCGGTGTCTGA